Proteins from a genomic interval of Staphylococcus debuckii:
- a CDS encoding Zn-dependent hydrolase, translating into MNIDTVMHHLNTFNNYGYDEETGGINRIAFRHAERLAALKFSMLCQEACLEVHFDYFGNVIARRKGKDNTLPPVMLGSHIDTVKDGGRYDGLLGVVGALQVIQHLNEHQIETDHPIEIVAFTCEESARFNKSTLGSKYIIGDLSAEDMKQLTDDRGKTLFHLVDTLKQSMPSDNDFYHKGDLKAYLELHIEQGPILQNKHKDIGIVTHIAAPHRYKLKLTGETSHSGSTPMPMRKDALTAASEIALQVESIAQAHHQEGIVATVGYVQPFPNMMNAIPGEVKMLIDVRGKEAESREQVASEIEQAIKTITERRGIEADLEDLGADTPVSLNPQIANITEEVCEALDYSYRLMFSGAGHDAMNMALICPTSMIFIPCKDGISHSPKESVEVSEIEKGIQTLIGTTIELAKKDVAV; encoded by the coding sequence ATGAACATAGATACAGTCATGCATCATTTAAATACGTTTAACAACTATGGTTACGATGAAGAAACAGGCGGCATCAACCGTATTGCATTTCGTCATGCAGAGCGACTCGCTGCTTTGAAATTTTCTATGCTTTGTCAAGAAGCATGTCTAGAAGTACACTTTGATTACTTTGGAAACGTAATTGCGCGTCGCAAAGGGAAGGATAATACGCTACCGCCAGTGATGCTCGGTTCACATATCGATACGGTAAAAGATGGCGGCCGTTATGATGGATTGCTAGGAGTAGTGGGTGCCCTGCAAGTTATTCAGCATTTGAATGAACATCAAATCGAAACAGATCATCCTATTGAAATAGTGGCATTTACGTGTGAAGAATCTGCTCGCTTTAATAAATCCACGCTCGGCAGTAAATATATTATCGGAGACCTTTCAGCTGAAGATATGAAGCAGCTTACTGATGATAGAGGGAAGACACTTTTCCATTTAGTAGATACTTTAAAACAGAGCATGCCGTCAGACAATGATTTTTATCATAAAGGTGACTTAAAAGCATATCTTGAATTACACATCGAACAAGGTCCTATTTTGCAAAACAAACACAAAGATATTGGCATCGTCACCCATATCGCTGCACCTCATCGTTATAAATTGAAATTAACGGGTGAGACGAGCCATTCTGGTTCAACACCAATGCCAATGCGTAAAGATGCTTTGACGGCCGCTTCTGAAATTGCTTTGCAAGTAGAATCTATTGCTCAAGCCCATCACCAAGAAGGTATCGTGGCCACAGTAGGATATGTGCAGCCTTTCCCTAATATGATGAATGCGATTCCTGGCGAAGTAAAAATGTTGATAGACGTACGCGGCAAAGAAGCAGAATCTCGTGAACAAGTCGCTTCTGAAATTGAACAAGCGATTAAAACGATTACAGAACGTCGTGGTATTGAAGCGGATTTAGAAGACTTAGGCGCTGATACACCAGTAAGTCTTAATCCACAAATCGCCAATATTACAGAAGAGGTTTGTGAAGCACTTGATTATTCTTATCGTCTCATGTTCAGCGGTGCAGGTCATGATGCTATGAATATGGCGCTTATCTGCCCTACTAGTATGATTTTTATTCCATGTAAGGATGGTATCAGTCATTCACCGAAAGAATCTGTAGAAGTTTCTGAAATTGAAAAAGGTATTCAAACTTTAATTGGTACTACAATTGAATTAGCTAAAAAAGATGTCGCTGTATAA
- a CDS encoding CynX/NimT family MFS transporter, whose translation MSSNTPYQTGRIKDSWVLVIAIVLVASTLRAPLTAVGPVIDQIKDALHITNSVAGILTTIPLIIFGIISPLVSKITAKLTMSRTVFMAIIIILLALIVRILGGFNFFIIGTLLLGVGIALNNVVLPSYVKWKFPMQVGIMTGLYSGTMNFTAGLGGGLSFPLSEISGYRLSLSFWIIFGMIAAILWLPQMKSGSKAEKKMLEEVEHKDRKRFHVSRSKLAWSIALMMGFQSMIFYTFVAWVPSILVDRGLNQSSAGYLLMLNQFSQVPMTFLFPILASKMKNQKLLITIVLALFIIGFALFFTQSFTLLIIGMILAGFGMGSGFSLCMTFFSIRARTSDGSIALSGFGQSVGYFVAAIGPFFVGLLHDLTGGWVSGIIALIIMGILFYIFGLASSHGEVEDELA comes from the coding sequence ATGTCATCGAATACTCCGTATCAAACGGGACGCATCAAAGATAGTTGGGTCCTAGTCATAGCCATTGTGTTAGTGGCCTCGACTTTACGTGCGCCTTTAACTGCAGTAGGTCCAGTCATCGACCAAATTAAAGATGCACTTCACATTACAAATAGTGTAGCTGGTATTCTTACGACCATCCCGCTTATCATCTTCGGGATTATTTCTCCACTAGTTTCGAAAATCACTGCCAAGCTCACTATGTCTCGTACTGTTTTTATGGCGATAATCATTATCTTATTAGCTTTAATTGTAAGGATTTTAGGCGGGTTCAACTTTTTTATTATAGGAACTCTATTATTAGGGGTAGGTATTGCTTTAAATAATGTTGTTCTACCGAGTTACGTTAAATGGAAATTCCCTATGCAAGTTGGAATTATGACTGGCTTATATAGCGGTACGATGAATTTCACTGCAGGTTTAGGCGGCGGATTAAGTTTTCCTTTATCAGAAATAAGCGGTTATCGTTTATCGCTCTCTTTTTGGATTATTTTCGGAATGATTGCTGCGATTTTATGGTTGCCTCAAATGAAAAGTGGTTCTAAAGCTGAGAAGAAAATGCTTGAAGAAGTAGAGCATAAAGATCGCAAGAGATTTCATGTGTCACGCTCTAAACTAGCTTGGTCGATTGCTTTGATGATGGGCTTCCAATCCATGATTTTTTATACCTTTGTAGCATGGGTACCTTCAATTTTAGTAGATCGTGGATTAAACCAATCTAGTGCGGGTTACTTATTGATGTTGAACCAATTCTCTCAAGTACCGATGACATTCCTTTTCCCGATTCTGGCTTCTAAAATGAAGAACCAGAAATTACTTATTACCATAGTTTTAGCACTCTTTATTATTGGATTTGCACTTTTCTTTACACAATCATTTACTCTCTTAATTATAGGTATGATTTTAGCAGGTTTCGGAATGGGGTCTGGATTTAGTTTATGTATGACCTTCTTCTCAATCCGCGCAAGAACCAGTGACGGCAGTATTGCTTTATCTGGATTCGGTCAATCTGTTGGTTATTTTGTAGCAGCAATCGGTCCATTCTTTGTCGGTCTTTTACATGATCTTACAGGAGGATGGGTTTCAGGAATTATAGCGCTTATCATCATGGGAATCTTATTCTATATCTTTGGATTAGCTTCTTCACATGGTGAAGTAGAAGATGAATTAGCATAG
- a CDS encoding iron chaperone yields the protein MGYFKDYLNTIEQPEHRKKMEAIFTWVDETFPELEKVVKWNQPMYTHHNTYIIGFSKAKAHISVNPETAGMKPFIQRFEADGYTYTENLFRIKWTDEVDYHLLKDMIEFNLQEKAETTTFWRNYK from the coding sequence GTGGGATATTTTAAGGATTATTTAAATACCATTGAACAACCAGAACATCGAAAGAAGATGGAAGCGATATTTACTTGGGTAGACGAAACATTTCCTGAGTTAGAAAAAGTCGTCAAGTGGAATCAGCCGATGTACACACATCACAACACTTATATCATTGGCTTCAGTAAAGCGAAAGCGCATATTTCAGTGAATCCTGAAACAGCAGGAATGAAGCCTTTTATCCAACGGTTTGAAGCAGACGGCTATACTTATACAGAAAATTTATTTCGAATTAAATGGACGGATGAAGTAGATTATCACTTATTGAAAGATATGATTGAATTTAATTTGCAAGAGAAAGCAGAGACGACTACATTTTGGAGAAACTATAAATAA
- a CDS encoding PepSY-associated TM helix domain-containing protein, protein MKNTFNPLQRLHFYAAIFITPLLITLTLSGIAYLFFPEVENHFYKHEFYGHSEHHQQQSLNDAIKQIEKEHPGYMINKVSMMQAPYNNRITIGDMEGNSYYIFLDNHNQIVAQQNAKYTYSNMTRSIHSSLSTENTVINYLVELTACWTVFMILSGIYMMFRKHLLTQNSRNLRLQKWHSIVGIIIAIPMLILVFTGLPWSGFMGDKINKIATTYPALEQTQIAANPPKSEANEIPWAMKKKQAPESSGGGHHGGMAMPMTHTPGQLSLDKVVSDAQKEGLKRPYAIVSPTSADGSFTLSRASNSGVTGFDVSPYKETTMYMDQYTGKKLGQVNYQDYGILAKWLTWGIPLHEGHLFGIANKIINLLVCLAFLGGIILGFLSWFKRLGRMKTPQPLPRRIKKPMSIGLIITLVILGILMPLFGFSLIIVFIIEALLYWKDRRKAKLN, encoded by the coding sequence ATGAAAAATACATTTAATCCGCTTCAGAGACTTCACTTCTATGCGGCCATCTTTATAACACCATTGTTGATTACATTAACGCTATCCGGAATCGCATATCTCTTCTTCCCAGAAGTGGAGAATCATTTTTATAAACATGAATTCTATGGACATAGCGAGCATCACCAGCAGCAATCTTTAAATGATGCGATTAAGCAAATTGAGAAAGAACACCCCGGATATATGATTAATAAAGTCAGTATGATGCAAGCCCCATATAATAACCGTATTACAATCGGTGATATGGAAGGCAATTCATACTATATCTTCTTAGACAACCACAATCAGATTGTAGCTCAGCAAAATGCTAAGTATACGTATTCTAATATGACACGGAGTATACATAGTTCACTGTCAACGGAAAATACAGTAATTAATTACTTAGTAGAACTCACAGCATGTTGGACGGTCTTCATGATACTTTCCGGTATTTATATGATGTTCCGCAAACATTTATTAACTCAAAACAGTCGTAACTTACGTTTACAGAAATGGCATTCAATCGTCGGTATCATTATTGCCATCCCGATGTTGATTCTAGTGTTTACAGGATTGCCTTGGTCAGGATTTATGGGAGATAAGATTAATAAAATTGCAACTACGTACCCAGCTTTAGAGCAAACACAGATTGCAGCCAACCCTCCTAAATCTGAAGCGAATGAAATTCCTTGGGCTATGAAAAAGAAACAAGCACCCGAATCGAGTGGCGGCGGTCATCATGGCGGTATGGCTATGCCGATGACACACACACCGGGTCAATTATCTTTAGATAAAGTCGTGTCAGATGCTCAAAAAGAAGGATTGAAACGCCCTTATGCTATTGTGTCTCCAACTAGTGCAGATGGTTCGTTCACCTTATCGCGAGCAAGTAACAGCGGTGTGACTGGTTTTGACGTCTCACCTTATAAAGAAACAACAATGTATATGGATCAATATACAGGTAAGAAATTAGGACAAGTCAATTATCAAGATTACGGTATTTTAGCTAAATGGTTGACTTGGGGCATTCCGCTTCATGAAGGTCATTTATTCGGCATCGCCAACAAAATTATTAACCTATTAGTATGTTTAGCCTTCTTAGGCGGTATCATTTTAGGTTTCTTATCTTGGTTCAAACGCTTAGGCCGCATGAAAACACCGCAACCATTACCAAGACGTATTAAAAAACCGATGTCTATCGGCTTGATTATCACACTCGTTATTTTGGGTATTTTAATGCCGTTATTTGGTTTCTCACTCATTATTGTCTTTATCATAGAAGCGTTGCTTTATTGGAAAGATAGACGCAAAGCGAAATTAAATTAA